In the Marinomonas algicola genome, one interval contains:
- a CDS encoding glycosyltransferase family 4 protein: MRIWVDGQCFQTSSNIRGIGRYVIDFIRELSINDIEIIISLNGSIQQEAISACNYLKGCIPNIIVKIWYGTTHSPESIAGYTLERMLDEEILTAHVNAIKPDIALSASPFEGVSDHTSPFIKVKNLVNIKTICIFYDAIPYRFPDTYLQNLNTKKSYLRRLDELENFDTVLCISDFTKNEYIDIFNKTNCTTISAGISNEFNQLINEWVYDENSIGALLNRYIVYVGGLDWRKNIPCLIEAMAHLPECQSGKLKIILVGSFSDIHIQPLRDIFDGYNIPQECLVTTGYIEDNELIDIYKNALVAVQPSRMEGFGLGALEAMACGTPFISAFGGAVAEVVQNEEQMFDPDSSDSLTKLLKKLISDDTFRGEIIEHGYLRTKEFSWEKTAAITMREFKVLVKDKLDTSIKSENTLSVVEDAPRLIMDVTSTAQSPILSGIQRVMHNISNAMLDQNKTSDTKVVLSYSQNTKDWYQLTNLNKESVELSPFNRITYNQNDSYLLLDSSWTFLEGQGQRLTDALVMGQEVVHGVYDIGPLTMSAMTSEGMPPAFRRWIEFILGYSTGIVCISKAVADEMYQLIQDIKLPRPMKIGYFRLGADFSDAKPDVTELNFIKTRPTFLMVGTIEPRKGQYYGLKAFEQLWDRGVDVNLIIIGKAGWDTKMFQLALEHHPQKDKRLFWCEGVSDAGLAAAYDEADALIMTSYLEGFGLPVVEAGLQNTPVILSDLPVFREVGKGTPKASYFIPGSINGLAQAVEKFLNEELEIDFRDVDVKWPTWGESALELKEVVLNNNWYKYYEPEQVFPNVQLNDIGKVTLVRKLSEHETQHKLTIIEGPFLSDDGSHLRIAVAVKNNSNTLWSSNIGVSDSLGINLSYHLYDKGGDCIFYDNPRTVIPFVLPPGQEIIMPIRINSDCLTKGVYSAGIELVQEDVRWFGNEQKIKLTKPFVENNDIVELVPGKETKVPQLIYFRGPFGNSLNTEQYFLFSVINSDKYTLHYDHDSMSQFSYALIDAEGNKTQKGVWSVSHFDFIEAYNSGFISLFTDTQHIQNSKFLSITFKEHTWNFDLETKAIKHIKSQSKIHHKANNFHWIEKLVGKELRKKEILHSFSPNSPLTMRGFNAIEESHVWMADISGEIDINSLVDKNTIITQIKVVCSPLPSALDTIELRLSIGDTLLNKIPLSNDFMEYNFDIDIDNFKNIVNNNYRIKFSTNHHYKEENGERMLSICFANISLNILELID, from the coding sequence ATGAGAATCTGGGTAGATGGACAGTGTTTTCAAACGTCAAGTAATATTCGCGGAATTGGTCGATATGTTATCGATTTTATACGAGAATTATCTATTAACGATATTGAAATTATTATTTCATTAAATGGATCTATACAACAAGAAGCAATTTCAGCCTGTAATTACTTAAAGGGATGTATTCCTAATATTATAGTAAAAATATGGTATGGCACTACCCATAGCCCAGAAAGTATTGCAGGGTATACACTAGAAAGAATGTTGGATGAAGAAATACTTACTGCACATGTTAATGCTATAAAACCTGATATTGCATTGTCAGCAAGCCCATTTGAGGGGGTTTCAGATCACACGTCTCCCTTTATTAAAGTAAAAAATTTAGTCAATATTAAAACCATTTGTATTTTCTATGATGCAATTCCTTATCGCTTTCCCGATACTTATTTACAAAATTTAAATACTAAAAAATCTTACTTACGTCGGCTTGATGAGCTTGAAAATTTTGACACAGTACTTTGTATTTCAGATTTTACAAAAAATGAATATATAGATATTTTTAATAAAACTAACTGCACGACAATTTCAGCAGGCATATCAAATGAGTTTAATCAGCTCATTAATGAGTGGGTTTACGACGAAAATTCTATAGGAGCATTATTAAACCGTTATATTGTGTATGTAGGCGGATTAGATTGGCGTAAAAATATACCTTGTTTAATAGAGGCTATGGCTCATTTACCAGAATGCCAATCAGGGAAATTAAAGATAATACTTGTAGGAAGCTTTTCTGACATTCATATTCAACCTCTTAGAGATATTTTTGATGGTTATAATATCCCTCAAGAGTGTTTGGTGACGACAGGCTATATCGAAGATAACGAGCTAATTGACATATATAAAAATGCATTAGTTGCTGTGCAACCTTCTCGTATGGAAGGGTTTGGATTAGGAGCTTTAGAAGCAATGGCTTGCGGGACACCTTTTATATCTGCATTCGGTGGTGCTGTCGCTGAGGTGGTACAAAATGAAGAGCAAATGTTTGATCCAGATTCATCTGATAGCCTTACTAAATTGCTCAAAAAGCTAATATCAGATGATACGTTTAGAGGTGAAATAATTGAGCATGGTTATCTACGTACAAAAGAGTTTTCGTGGGAAAAAACAGCTGCTATTACGATGCGTGAGTTTAAGGTATTGGTTAAAGATAAACTTGATACAAGCATTAAATCAGAAAATACGTTGTCTGTAGTTGAAGATGCTCCTCGCTTAATTATGGATGTTACGTCAACAGCTCAAAGCCCTATATTATCTGGCATACAGCGTGTAATGCATAATATATCAAATGCAATGCTGGATCAAAATAAGACTTCAGACACAAAAGTGGTGTTAAGTTACAGCCAAAATACAAAAGATTGGTATCAATTAACAAACTTAAATAAAGAGTCTGTTGAGCTAAGCCCATTTAATAGAATTACATATAACCAAAATGATTCATATTTATTATTGGATAGCTCTTGGACCTTTCTTGAAGGGCAAGGACAGCGATTAACCGATGCGTTAGTTATGGGGCAGGAAGTAGTGCATGGAGTTTACGATATAGGACCTTTAACCATGTCGGCCATGACCTCTGAAGGCATGCCGCCTGCTTTTAGACGTTGGATTGAATTTATTCTCGGGTATTCAACCGGAATTGTTTGTATTTCAAAAGCGGTTGCCGATGAAATGTATCAGTTAATACAAGATATAAAATTACCCCGCCCAATGAAAATTGGTTACTTTAGACTCGGAGCTGATTTCTCTGATGCAAAGCCTGATGTTACTGAGCTTAATTTTATTAAAACCCGCCCAACTTTTTTAATGGTAGGTACCATAGAACCCCGGAAAGGGCAATATTATGGCTTGAAAGCGTTTGAGCAACTTTGGGATCGTGGAGTTGATGTTAATTTAATTATTATTGGTAAAGCAGGCTGGGACACTAAAATGTTCCAACTTGCTCTTGAACATCATCCCCAAAAGGATAAACGATTATTTTGGTGTGAAGGAGTATCCGATGCAGGATTAGCTGCAGCTTACGATGAAGCTGATGCACTTATTATGACCTCTTATCTTGAAGGGTTTGGTTTGCCCGTTGTTGAGGCCGGCTTACAGAATACTCCAGTTATATTGTCTGATCTTCCTGTATTCCGTGAAGTTGGCAAAGGGACCCCAAAAGCGAGTTACTTCATTCCGGGCTCCATTAACGGTTTAGCGCAGGCCGTAGAAAAATTTCTTAACGAAGAACTAGAAATTGATTTCAGAGATGTTGATGTTAAATGGCCTACATGGGGAGAAAGCGCCCTTGAGTTAAAAGAAGTGGTTCTTAATAATAATTGGTATAAATATTATGAACCAGAACAGGTATTCCCTAATGTACAGCTTAATGATATTGGCAAGGTAACATTAGTTAGAAAGCTATCTGAACATGAAACTCAGCATAAGTTAACGATAATCGAAGGACCTTTTTTATCAGATGATGGTAGTCATTTACGTATAGCTGTAGCAGTTAAAAATAACAGCAATACCTTATGGTCTAGTAATATTGGTGTGTCTGATAGTCTTGGTATCAATTTAAGTTATCATTTATATGATAAAGGCGGTGACTGTATATTTTATGATAACCCGCGTACGGTGATTCCTTTTGTATTACCACCAGGTCAAGAAATTATAATGCCAATTAGAATAAACTCTGACTGTCTTACAAAAGGCGTTTATTCAGCAGGAATTGAATTAGTACAAGAGGATGTACGCTGGTTTGGTAATGAGCAAAAAATTAAGTTGACTAAGCCCTTTGTTGAAAATAATGACATTGTGGAACTGGTACCAGGAAAAGAAACAAAGGTACCTCAATTAATTTATTTCAGAGGGCCATTCGGAAACTCTTTAAACACAGAGCAATATTTTCTTTTTTCTGTTATTAATTCAGATAAATATACCTTACATTATGACCATGACTCAATGAGTCAATTTTCTTACGCATTAATTGATGCTGAAGGCAATAAAACGCAAAAAGGTGTTTGGTCTGTTAGCCATTTTGATTTTATAGAAGCGTACAATTCAGGTTTTATTAGCTTATTTACGGATACTCAGCATATTCAGAATTCAAAATTCCTGTCTATTACCTTTAAAGAACACACTTGGAATTTTGACCTAGAAACAAAAGCAATAAAACACATTAAATCTCAGAGTAAAATACACCATAAAGCGAATAACTTTCACTGGATAGAAAAACTGGTTGGGAAAGAGTTAAGAAAAAAAGAAATACTTCATTCCTTTTCCCCAAACAGCCCTCTCACGATGAGAGGTTTTAATGCAATAGAGGAGTCACATGTATGGATGGCAGACATATCAGGTGAAATCGATATTAACTCGCTTGTTGATAAAAATACTATAATAACTCAGATCAAAGTTGTTTGTTCACCATTACCTAGTGCCTTAGACACTATTGAGCTCCGCTTATCTATAGGAGATACATTACTTAACAAAATCCCCTTATCCAATGACTTTATGGAGTACAATTTTGATATTGACATAGATAACTTTAAAAATATTGTAAACAATAACTATCGAATTAAATTTTCTACAAATCATCACTACAAAGAAGAGAATGGAGAACGGATGTTGTCCATTTGTTTTGCAAACATATCACTTAATATTTTAGAGTTAATCGACTGA